A genome region from Solirubrobacter pauli includes the following:
- a CDS encoding LacI family DNA-binding transcriptional regulator, which produces MASLSDISRHAGVSIATCSRVLNGSAHPVSEATRSRVLKAAEELGYAPSALARALVTRSSRIIGVIVGDIVDPYFAEIARGVEAVAAELGYLTMVCSAELGSEAELGHLRQLRDYHAAGIVFAGSGRAGDPVAAELAVAVADARTRGAVVVALAQRDFEAPTILFDNEAAAHDITTYVRGLGHERITFVEGPAGLHTSAQRLAGFTRAGGTDAIAGGFAYEDGVRAAEALLARDTLPDAVVAANDEAAIGLLVRLRDAGVDVPGQVAVTGIDDTRPAHFVGLTTVTVPLHEMGRRAAQAVLEQHAEDVVLPHALRVRSTT; this is translated from the coding sequence GTGGCGTCGCTCAGCGACATCAGCCGGCACGCCGGCGTCTCGATCGCAACCTGCTCGCGCGTGCTCAACGGCTCCGCGCATCCCGTCTCCGAGGCGACGCGCAGCCGCGTCCTCAAAGCCGCCGAGGAGCTCGGGTACGCGCCGTCCGCGCTCGCCCGCGCGCTCGTCACCCGCAGCTCGCGGATCATCGGCGTGATCGTCGGGGACATCGTCGACCCGTACTTCGCCGAGATCGCGCGCGGCGTCGAGGCGGTCGCGGCGGAGCTGGGGTACCTGACCATGGTCTGCAGCGCCGAGCTGGGCAGCGAGGCCGAGCTCGGCCACCTGCGCCAGCTGCGCGACTACCACGCCGCGGGCATCGTGTTCGCCGGCAGCGGTCGCGCCGGCGACCCGGTGGCGGCGGAGCTCGCGGTCGCGGTCGCCGACGCCCGCACGCGCGGCGCGGTGGTCGTCGCGCTCGCGCAGCGGGACTTCGAGGCCCCCACGATCCTGTTCGACAACGAGGCCGCCGCCCACGACATCACGACGTACGTGCGCGGCCTCGGGCACGAGCGGATCACGTTCGTCGAAGGTCCCGCCGGGCTGCACACCAGCGCGCAGCGCCTCGCGGGCTTCACCCGCGCCGGTGGCACCGACGCGATCGCGGGCGGCTTCGCCTACGAGGACGGCGTCCGCGCCGCCGAGGCCCTGCTCGCGCGCGACACGCTGCCCGACGCGGTGGTCGCGGCCAACGACGAGGCGGCGATCGGGCTGCTCGTGCGCCTGCGTGACGCGGGGGTCGACGTGCCCGGGCAGGTCGCCGTCACCGGCATCGACGACACGCGGCCGGCGCACTTCGTCGGGCTCACCACCGTCACCGTGCCGCTGCACGAGATGGGCCGGCGTGCGGCGCAGGCCGTCCTCGAGCAGCACGCCGAGGACGTCGTGCTGCCGCACGCGCTGCGCGTGCGGTCGACCACGTAG
- a CDS encoding GMC family oxidoreductase: MEHDVLIVGAGPSGAITAKRLAEEGFRVLVLEQGDWPDYSKATVHREDFPLTAGRDWGWDPNLRQAPGDYPIDDTESDITALMWNGVGGGTVVYAAQWQRNMPSDFRVKTLDGIADDWPMTYEDLEPYYVRVERDFGISGLANDTAFPPGEGPPLPPVPLGPAGRRVAKAHNDLGWHWWPAPNAIATRDYGGLHACQQVGTCLQACAYGAKGTADLTHWPRALELGVELRTRARVRELIVRPDGLVGGARYIDADGNEQEARAGVTVLAANGVGTPRLLLLSGDSPDGLANSSGMVGKRLMMHPFGTVVGVFDEDFRAWQGPWGQFIHSLEFYETDESRGFVRGAKWGLQPTGGPFSMTSAYPWGAENEIWGEGFQDAVRGRLGHSTMWGIIAEDLPEESNRVVIDRVNRDADGVPGAKIEYRLSENSRRLVEFHQARAKESLLAAGARDVVVAPFIRSTGWHLLGTTVMGTDPATSVVDAQGRCHDVPNLYVFDGSVWPTSAGMNPTATIAALALRFAEQLIETRREQKVAA; the protein is encoded by the coding sequence ATGGAACATGACGTCCTGATCGTGGGGGCCGGGCCCTCGGGTGCGATCACGGCGAAGCGGTTGGCGGAGGAGGGCTTTCGCGTGCTCGTGCTCGAGCAGGGCGACTGGCCGGACTACTCGAAGGCCACCGTCCACCGCGAGGACTTCCCGCTCACCGCGGGCCGCGACTGGGGCTGGGACCCGAACCTGCGCCAGGCGCCGGGCGACTACCCGATCGACGACACCGAGTCCGACATCACGGCGCTGATGTGGAACGGGGTCGGCGGCGGCACGGTCGTGTACGCGGCGCAGTGGCAGCGGAACATGCCGTCGGACTTCCGCGTGAAGACGCTCGACGGCATCGCCGACGACTGGCCGATGACCTACGAGGACCTCGAGCCCTACTACGTCCGCGTCGAGCGCGACTTCGGGATCTCCGGGCTCGCCAACGACACCGCGTTCCCGCCGGGCGAAGGCCCGCCGCTGCCGCCCGTGCCGCTCGGCCCGGCCGGCCGACGCGTGGCCAAGGCCCACAACGACCTCGGCTGGCACTGGTGGCCGGCGCCGAACGCGATCGCCACGCGCGACTACGGCGGACTGCACGCGTGCCAGCAGGTCGGCACGTGCCTGCAGGCCTGCGCGTACGGGGCGAAGGGCACGGCCGACCTGACGCACTGGCCGCGCGCGCTGGAGCTCGGCGTCGAGCTGCGCACCCGGGCCCGCGTGCGCGAGCTGATCGTGCGGCCGGACGGCCTCGTCGGCGGTGCGCGCTACATCGACGCCGACGGGAACGAGCAGGAGGCCCGCGCGGGCGTCACCGTGCTGGCCGCCAACGGCGTCGGCACGCCGCGGCTGCTGCTGCTCTCCGGCGACTCGCCCGACGGGCTCGCGAACTCGTCGGGCATGGTCGGCAAGCGGCTGATGATGCACCCGTTCGGGACCGTCGTCGGCGTCTTCGACGAGGACTTCCGCGCCTGGCAGGGCCCGTGGGGCCAGTTCATCCACTCGCTCGAGTTCTACGAGACCGACGAGTCGCGCGGGTTCGTGCGCGGCGCGAAGTGGGGCCTGCAGCCGACCGGCGGCCCGTTCTCGATGACGAGCGCGTACCCGTGGGGCGCCGAGAACGAGATCTGGGGCGAGGGCTTCCAGGACGCCGTGCGTGGGCGGCTCGGGCACTCGACGATGTGGGGGATCATCGCCGAGGACCTGCCGGAGGAGTCCAACCGGGTCGTGATCGACCGCGTCAACCGCGACGCCGACGGCGTACCGGGCGCGAAGATCGAGTACCGCCTGTCGGAGAACTCGCGGCGGCTGGTGGAGTTCCACCAGGCGCGCGCGAAGGAGTCGCTGCTCGCGGCGGGCGCGCGGGACGTGGTCGTCGCGCCCTTCATCCGCTCCACGGGCTGGCACCTGCTCGGCACGACCGTGATGGGCACCGACCCGGCGACGTCCGTCGTCGACGCCCAGGGCCGCTGCCACGACGTGCCGAACCTGTATGTGTTCGACGGCAGCGTCTGGCCGACCAGCGCGGGCATGAACCCGACGGCGACGATCGCGGCGCTCGCGCTGCGCTTCGCCGAGCAGCTGATCGAGACCCGGCGCGAGCAGAAGGTGGCGGCCTGA
- a CDS encoding Dabb family protein, with protein MPTLTEGRIRHGVVFTLKHAEGSPEEADFLRANAELASIPGVEAFELMREVSPKNPYRFALTMEFADRAAYDAYSAHADHVAFVEGRWVPEVADFMEIDSEAL; from the coding sequence ATGCCAACCCTGACTGAAGGCCGCATCCGACACGGCGTCGTGTTCACCCTCAAGCACGCGGAGGGCTCGCCGGAGGAAGCCGACTTCCTGCGCGCGAACGCCGAGCTTGCGTCGATCCCCGGCGTGGAGGCCTTCGAGCTGATGCGCGAGGTCAGCCCGAAGAACCCGTACCGCTTCGCGCTGACGATGGAGTTCGCCGACCGCGCGGCGTACGACGCGTACAGCGCGCACGCCGACCACGTGGCGTTCGTCGAGGGCCGCTGGGTCCCCGAGGTCGCCGACTTCATGGAGATCGACTCCGAGGCGCTGTGA
- a CDS encoding DUF202 domain-containing protein produces the protein MRSDKLAPMAEEPPPQELDQARRTSMAAERTWLAWWRSALAATAGALGVGRLAPEVLDVAPWPYVLLGCAYAVLAIGLLVVGAQRQRDLERALRTGKHSPLTFRTVAIFSGGGILLAVLTVVLVIAQI, from the coding sequence GTGCGCTCTGACAAGCTTGCGCCGATGGCCGAGGAGCCACCACCGCAGGAGCTCGACCAGGCGCGCCGCACGTCGATGGCCGCTGAGCGCACGTGGCTCGCGTGGTGGCGGTCCGCGCTCGCGGCGACCGCCGGCGCGCTCGGCGTCGGCCGGCTCGCGCCCGAGGTGCTCGACGTCGCCCCCTGGCCGTACGTGCTGCTCGGCTGCGCCTATGCGGTGCTCGCGATCGGGCTGCTCGTCGTCGGCGCGCAGCGTCAGCGCGACCTGGAGCGGGCGTTGCGCACGGGCAAGCACAGCCCGCTGACGTTCCGGACCGTGGCGATCTTCAGCGGCGGCGGCATCCTGCTCGCCGTGCTCACGGTCGTCCTCGTGATCGCCCAGATCTAG
- a CDS encoding response regulator, which translates to MSRAVLVVDDHPTVALALRLYFRRQGRFTVAADAGTAADGLRALAQGRFDVVLLDLHLPDLSGVELVRAFRAAAPDTPLILHSAADDTAEVEAVRPLVDAVTLKSQMPEVLAALERLTGEDAYGGPRS; encoded by the coding sequence ATGTCCCGTGCTGTGCTGGTCGTCGACGACCACCCAACGGTGGCGTTGGCCCTGCGGCTGTACTTCCGCCGGCAAGGCCGGTTCACCGTGGCCGCCGACGCCGGGACGGCGGCCGACGGCCTGCGGGCGCTCGCGCAGGGTCGCTTCGACGTCGTCCTGCTGGACCTGCACCTGCCCGACCTCAGCGGCGTCGAGCTGGTCCGGGCGTTTCGCGCCGCGGCTCCGGACACGCCGCTGATCCTGCACTCGGCCGCCGACGACACCGCGGAGGTGGAGGCCGTCCGTCCCCTCGTCGACGCCGTCACCCTCAAGTCGCAGATGCCCGAGGTGCTCGCGGCACTGGAACGCCTGACCGGCGAGGATGCGTATGGTGGGCCACGCTCGTGA
- a CDS encoding PAS domain-containing sensor histidine kinase, with protein sequence MTDRRTAASETELLAAVIASVSDAVVTTDENAGITYMNAAAEALYGVRCEDVCGQSTIRTFLAEHEQERGRDLARRLYEGETLPRDLQLRMRRADATEFDGELNAFLVRDPDGSVLGLAALVRDVTARVAAEAESQTLRAVLESASEGIICLDDAGVIHFFSPAAERIYGYRADEIIGEPVSVLVAEHRQQFLEAFKARVRAGESVRRMTVARRKDGSHVDVMISAGPMRSPAGAVQGFVVTTLDISERRSTQRLLDLVIEHAPMVVAVKDQHGRYRMFNRIGAESLGLDQHAVVGSTDEELFGSELAARFSDRDEEVMERGEPITYQEDVQVPIGMRHFVTTKFPLRDAAGVVDGIGILAADVTEIRQAESDRARLAALVQSAPDAIIAQDRDGRIATWNPGAEVMFGLSAEEAIGRDGAELIVPAWERERFWADFAEVRSGRTLTKRCTRVRADGSVFPVRVSAAPVRMLDGAWSGTLSMVRDITDLVAAEAELEARAAQLERSNADLERFAYAASHDLQEPLQSIKLSAGAVIDAAAERLDEDERELLTHIDTAASRLSGQIRGLLQVARVALGEAPEERVPVEAAVQDALDALRAAAHNAGARIDVHRPLPDALVPRAELALVLQNLIANAIKYAREGEPPRITVSGMVGDDALELRVVDDGIGLSDADRARVFDLFERAQPDVPGTGLGLATAQRIIERHGGTITASSAGPGQGSEFTVWLPLKP encoded by the coding sequence GTGACCGACCGTCGTACCGCCGCATCCGAGACCGAGTTGCTCGCCGCCGTGATCGCGAGCGTGTCCGACGCCGTCGTGACCACCGACGAGAACGCCGGGATCACGTACATGAACGCGGCGGCCGAGGCGCTCTACGGCGTGCGCTGCGAGGACGTGTGCGGCCAGAGCACGATCCGCACGTTCCTCGCCGAGCACGAGCAGGAGCGCGGCCGTGACCTCGCGCGCCGCCTCTACGAGGGCGAGACGCTCCCGCGGGACCTGCAGCTGCGGATGCGTCGCGCCGACGCGACCGAGTTCGACGGCGAGCTGAACGCCTTCCTGGTGCGCGACCCCGACGGCTCCGTCCTGGGCCTGGCGGCGCTCGTCCGGGACGTGACCGCGCGGGTGGCCGCGGAGGCCGAGTCGCAGACGCTGCGCGCCGTGCTGGAGTCGGCGTCGGAGGGCATCATCTGCCTCGACGACGCCGGCGTGATCCACTTCTTCAGCCCCGCTGCGGAGCGGATCTACGGCTACCGCGCGGACGAGATCATCGGCGAGCCGGTCAGCGTCCTGGTCGCCGAGCACCGGCAGCAGTTCCTGGAGGCCTTCAAGGCGCGCGTCCGGGCGGGCGAGTCGGTGCGCCGCATGACGGTCGCGCGGCGCAAGGACGGCTCGCACGTCGACGTCATGATCAGCGCGGGCCCGATGCGCAGTCCGGCGGGGGCGGTTCAGGGCTTCGTGGTCACCACGCTCGACATCTCGGAGCGCCGCAGCACGCAGCGGCTCCTCGACCTCGTGATCGAGCACGCGCCGATGGTGGTCGCCGTCAAGGACCAGCACGGCCGCTACCGGATGTTCAACCGGATCGGGGCGGAGTCGCTGGGGCTCGACCAGCACGCCGTCGTCGGCAGCACGGACGAGGAGCTCTTCGGCTCCGAGCTCGCGGCGCGCTTCAGCGACCGCGACGAGGAGGTGATGGAGCGCGGCGAGCCCATCACCTACCAGGAGGACGTCCAGGTCCCGATCGGGATGCGCCACTTCGTCACCACCAAGTTCCCGCTGCGCGACGCCGCCGGGGTCGTCGACGGGATCGGCATCCTGGCCGCGGACGTCACCGAGATCCGGCAGGCCGAGTCCGACCGCGCGCGCCTCGCGGCGCTCGTGCAGTCCGCGCCCGACGCGATCATCGCCCAGGATCGCGACGGCCGGATCGCGACCTGGAACCCCGGCGCCGAGGTGATGTTCGGTCTGTCCGCCGAGGAGGCGATCGGTCGTGACGGCGCCGAGCTGATCGTCCCGGCCTGGGAGCGCGAGCGGTTCTGGGCGGACTTCGCGGAGGTCCGCAGCGGCCGCACGCTGACCAAGCGCTGCACGCGCGTGCGCGCCGACGGCTCGGTCTTCCCCGTGCGCGTGTCGGCGGCGCCCGTGCGGATGCTCGACGGCGCCTGGTCCGGCACGCTGTCGATGGTCCGCGACATCACCGACCTGGTCGCGGCGGAGGCCGAGCTGGAGGCGCGGGCCGCGCAGCTCGAGCGCTCGAACGCCGATCTCGAGCGCTTCGCCTACGCGGCGAGCCACGACCTGCAGGAGCCGCTGCAGTCGATCAAGCTGAGCGCCGGGGCCGTGATCGACGCCGCCGCCGAGCGGCTCGACGAGGACGAGCGTGAGCTGCTGACGCACATCGACACGGCCGCCAGCCGGTTGAGCGGCCAGATCCGCGGGCTCCTGCAGGTCGCGCGCGTCGCGCTCGGCGAGGCGCCGGAGGAGCGCGTGCCGGTCGAGGCGGCCGTCCAGGACGCGCTCGACGCGTTGCGCGCCGCGGCCCACAACGCGGGTGCCCGGATCGACGTGCACCGGCCGCTGCCGGACGCGCTCGTGCCACGCGCCGAGCTCGCCCTCGTGCTGCAGAACCTGATCGCCAACGCGATCAAGTACGCCCGGGAGGGCGAGCCGCCGCGGATCACCGTCTCCGGCATGGTGGGCGACGACGCGCTCGAGCTGCGCGTGGTCGACGACGGCATCGGCCTCAGCGACGCCGACCGCGCGCGCGTGTTCGACCTGTTCGAGCGGGCCCAGCCGGACGTGCCCGGCACCGGCCTCGGGCTCGCGACCGCGCAGCGGATCATCGAACGGCACGGCGGCACGATCACCGCCAGCTCGGCCGGGCCCGGTCAGGGCTCCGAGTTCACCGTGTGGCTGCCGCTCAAGCCTTGA
- a CDS encoding response regulator transcription factor, producing the protein MARVLLADDHDLMRKLLRTVLSTRPGLEVVGEAADGPEAVELARTLEPDLVVLDLAMPGMDGLQVAGAVRAARPDCAILVLSAFDAEHAAAAALAAGADRYVEKAAGLHVAAQAAADLVKA; encoded by the coding sequence GTGGCACGGGTGCTCCTCGCCGACGATCACGACCTGATGCGCAAGCTCCTGCGCACGGTGCTGTCGACCCGTCCCGGCCTCGAGGTCGTGGGCGAGGCCGCCGACGGCCCGGAAGCCGTCGAGCTCGCGCGCACGCTCGAGCCCGACCTCGTCGTGCTCGACCTGGCGATGCCCGGGATGGACGGGCTGCAGGTCGCGGGCGCGGTGCGCGCCGCGCGTCCGGATTGCGCGATCCTCGTGCTCTCGGCGTTCGACGCCGAGCACGCCGCGGCCGCCGCGCTGGCCGCCGGGGCCGACCGCTACGTGGAGAAGGCCGCCGGCCTGCACGTGGCGGCCCAGGCCGCCGCCGACCTGGTCAAGGCTTGA
- a CDS encoding response regulator transcription factor, with product MLVDDHRMVLLGLRTLFHNRPEVDVVAVAHDADEAIEACRTQQPRVAVVDVSLDGSNADGFELCRRLRAELPEVEVVFYTGMDDIGIAERAFASGAQGIVSKGDSAGDLLRAVLLASRGRTYTSPVFAAQADGRDFEELSPKQLTALRLLAAGLERKQIAERMNIGEETVKSHLSEVRRKLGARTSAQAVAIGLINSLFDYGE from the coding sequence GTGCTCGTCGACGACCATCGGATGGTCCTGCTCGGCCTACGCACCCTCTTTCACAATCGACCCGAGGTGGACGTCGTCGCCGTCGCGCATGATGCGGACGAGGCGATCGAGGCGTGCCGCACCCAGCAACCGCGGGTCGCGGTCGTCGACGTGTCGCTCGACGGCAGCAACGCCGACGGCTTCGAGCTCTGCCGCCGGCTGCGTGCCGAGCTGCCCGAGGTCGAGGTCGTCTTCTACACCGGCATGGACGACATCGGCATCGCCGAGCGGGCGTTCGCGTCGGGGGCCCAGGGCATCGTCTCCAAGGGCGACTCGGCGGGGGACCTGCTGCGCGCCGTGCTGCTCGCGTCGCGCGGGCGGACCTACACGTCGCCGGTGTTCGCCGCGCAGGCCGACGGGCGGGACTTCGAGGAGCTCTCGCCGAAGCAGCTGACGGCGCTGCGGCTGCTGGCCGCCGGGCTCGAGCGCAAGCAGATCGCGGAGCGGATGAACATCGGCGAGGAGACCGTCAAGTCGCACCTCAGCGAGGTGCGTCGCAAGCTCGGCGCCCGCACCTCCGCGCAGGCCGTCGCGATCGGCCTGATCAACTCGCTGTTCGACTACGGCGAGTAG